Proteins encoded in a region of the Melospiza georgiana isolate bMelGeo1 chromosome 2, bMelGeo1.pri, whole genome shotgun sequence genome:
- the RBBP7 gene encoding histone-binding protein RBBP7 — translation MASTVALEERVISEGYKIWKKNSPFLYDLVLTHALEWPSLTVQWLPDVSRPEGKDYTLHWLLLGTHTSDEQNHLVVARVQIPNNYQFDSLKSDSEKGELGGFGSVTGKVEMGIKINHEGEVNRARYMPQNPRIVATKTPSADVLVFDCTKHPSEPDPSGECNPEFRLRGHQKEGYGLSWNSNLSGHLLSASDDHTVCLWDVSAGPKEGKIVDAKAIFTGHSAVVEDVAWHLLHESLFGSVADDQKLMSWHTRSNATSKPSHSADAHTAEVNCLSFNPYSEFILATGSADKTVALWDLRNLKLKLHSSESHEDEIFQVYWSPHNETILASSGTDCRLHVWDLSKIGEEQSAEDAEDGPPELLFIHGGHTAKISDFSWNPNEPWVICSVSEDNIMQIWQMAENIYSDEEPDITAAELEAQGM, via the exons ATGGCGAGCACGGTCG CGCTGGAGGAGCGTGTCATCAGCGAGGGGTACAAGATCTGGAAGAAAAACAGCCCCTTCTTGTACGACCTGGTGCTGACACACGCCCTGGAGTGGCCCAGCCTCACGGTGCAGTGGCTGCCTGATGTcagcag GCCAGAAGGAAAGGATTATACTCTGCACTGGCTGCTTTTGGGAACACACACCTCTGATGAACAGAATCACCTGGTTGTTGCCAGAGTCCAGATTCCCAACAATTATCAGTTTGATTCTTTGAAGTCTGACAGTGAGAAAGGAG AACTTGGTGGCTTTGGATCTGTGACTGGCAAAGTTGAGATGGGGATTAAAATTAACCATGAGGGTGAAGTGAACCGTGCCCGTTACATGCCGCAGAATCCCCGCATCGTCGCGACAAAAACACCCTCTGCTGATGTGCTGGTGTTTGACTGCACTAAACATCCTTCAGAACCAG ATCCAAGTGGAGAGTGTAATCCTGAATTTAGATTAAGAGGCCACCAGAAGGAAGGCTATGGCTTATCATGGAACTCAAATTTGAGTGGACATCTTCTCAGTGCATCAGATGATCAt ACAGTGTGTTTATGGGATGTAAGTGCTGGACCCAAAGAGGGCAAGATTGTTGATGCCAAAGCCATCTTCACTGGGCACTCTGCAGTAGTGGAAGATGTGGCATGGCACCTGCTCCATGAGTCTCTCTTTGGATCTGTGGCAGATGATCAGAAGCTTATG agctggcacACAAGATCTAATGCCACGTCCAAGCCGAGTCACTCAGCAGATGCTCACACAGCCGAGGTGAACTGTCTGTCCTTCAATCCCTACAGCGAGTTCATTCTGGCAACTGGCTCTGCTGACAAG ACGGTGGCTCTGTGGGATCTTCGAAACTTAAAGCTGAAACTCCATTCTTCTGAGTCTCATGAGGATGAGATTTTTCAG GTTTACTGGTCTCCTCATAATGAAACCATTCTTGCTTCAAGTGGTACCGATTGTCGCCTGCACGTGTGGGATCTGAG TAAAATTGGAGAAGAGCAGTCAGCAGAGGATGCAGAAGATGGgcctcctgagctgctg tttatTCATGGAGGACACACTGCCAAAATTTCAGACTTCAGTTGGAATCCTAATGAGCCTTGGGTAATCTGTTCTGTATCAGAGGACAACATAATGCAGATATGGCAGATG GCAGAAAACATTTACAGTGATGAAGAACCAGATATAACAGCAGCTGAACTGGAAGCTCAAGGAATGTAA
- the TXLNG gene encoding LOW QUALITY PROTEIN: gamma-taxilin (The sequence of the model RefSeq protein was modified relative to this genomic sequence to represent the inferred CDS: deleted 1 base in 1 codon) translates to MPRPRASTDGLQLPAHPAAGRAQAPHVSRRAARRLAAAGREAGPRGALPVPRARHLFGCCRHIMATRGGGGAAGPTQRSSSLSGGGDQAAAAAAPSGSPEVVGGAMEEAGSGEMGMNNQDQLVKSRCPELSDTALQYPQPNCYSLESTGSLEEAEYIPKSRKHPGPTGCSQECREETPGREEARTDPPDGQQDPESEKHKEKTLGKEVLLLMQALNTLSTPEEKLAALCKKYADLLEESRNVQKQMKILQKKQAQVVKEKVHLQSEHSKAILARSKLESLCRELQRHNKTLKEENMQQAREEEERRKEATAHFQITLNEIQAQLEQHDIHNAKLRQENIELGEKLKKLIEQYALREEHIDQVFKHKELQQQLVDAKLQQTTQLIKEAEEKHQREREFLLKEATESRHKCEQMKQQEAQLKQQLSLYMDKFEEFQTTMAKSNELFTTFRQEMEKMTKKIKKLEKETILWRTKWENNNKALLQMAEEKTVRDKEYKGFQIKLERLEKLCRALQTERNELNEKVEVLKEQVSLREADVDLAVQVLQSCTLNSHEELGTPIDTEPGIQPDAESRAGSSSEKTVSTSPVPGTESVD, encoded by the exons ATGCCGCGTCCCCGCGCCTCGACGGACGGACTACAACTCCCGGCACACCCCGCGGCAGGGAGGGCGCAAGCC CCCCACGTGAGCCGTAGAGCTGCGCGGCGATTGGCTGCGGCCGGCAGGGAGGCGGGCCCCCGGGGAGCACTTCCGGTGCCCCGCGCTCGGCACTTGTTTGGATGCTGCCGTCACATCATGGCGAcgcgcgggggcggcggcgcggcgggacCGACCCAGCGGAGCTCGAGCCTCAGCGGCGGCGGAGAccaggcggcggcggcggcggccccgagCGGCAGCCCCGAg GTGGTTGGTGGTGCCATGGAAGAAGCTGGATCTGGAGAGATGGGGATGAATAACCAGGATCAGCTGGTGAAGAGCAGGTGCCCTGAGCTGTCTGATACAGCCTTGCAGTATCCCCAGCCCAATTGCTACAGCCTGGAGAGCACTGGCAGCTTGGAAGAGGCTGAGTACATCCCAAAGAGCAGAAAGCACCCGGGGCCCACGGGCTGCTCCCAAGAGTGCCGCGAGGAGACTCCTGGCAGAGAAGAAGCCCGAACCGACCCACCTGATGGGCAGCAAGATCCAGAGAGTGAGAAACACAAAGAGAAAACCTTGG GAAAAGAAGTGTTATTATTAATGCAAGCCTTGAACACGCTTTCTACTCCAGAAGAAAAGCTGGCAGCTTTGTGCAAGAAATATGCTGATCTG TTGGAGGAGAGCCGAAATGTTCAAAAGCAAATGAAGATCCTGCAGAAGAAGCAAGCACAAGTTGTGAAGGAGAAGGTccacttgcagagtgagcatAGCAAGGCCATTTTGGCACGTAGCAAACTGGAATCTCTCTGTCGGGAGCTTCAGCGTCATAACAAAACTTTGAAG gaagaaaacatgcAACAAGCAcgtgaagaagaagaaagacgGAAAGAAGCAACTGCACACTTCCAGATCACCCTGAATGAAATTCAGGCTCAACTGGAACAGCATGATATACACAATGCCAAGCTCCGTCAGGAAAATATTGAACTGGGGGAAAAACTGAAGAAACTCATTGAACAGTATGCACTGCGAGAAGAG cACATTGATCAAGTGTTCAAACATAAGGAACTGCAGCAGCAACTTGTGGATGCCAAACTTCAGCAAACTACCCAACTTATTaaagaagcagaggaaaaacatCAGCGAGAACGGGAGTTT CTGCTAAAAGAAGCTACAGAATCCAGACACAAATGTGAACAGATGAAGCAACAGGAAGCTCAGCTGAAGCAGCAG CTTTCTCTTTACATGGATAAGTTTGAAGAATTCCAGACCACCATGGCAAAAAGTAATGAGCTCTTTACAACTTTCAGGCAAGAAATGGAGAAG ATGACAAAGAAGATTAAGAAACTGGAAAAGGAAACCATTTTGTGGCGTACAAAATGGGAAAACAACAACAAGGCTCTTCTGCAAATGGCTGAAGAG AAAACAGTAAGAGATAAAGAATACAAAGGCTTTCAAATAAAACTGGAGCGTTTGGAgaagctctgcagggcacttCAGACGGAAAGGAACGAGCTGAATGAGAAGGTGGAAGTGCTCAAGGAGCAGGTTTCTCTTAGAGAAGCAGATGTGGATCTGGCAGTGCAGGTGTTGCAGTCCTGCACCCTCAATTCCCATGAGGAGCTGGGAACTCCCATTGACACGGAACCAGGAATCCAACCCGATGCGGAATCACGTGCGGGAAGTAGCTCAGAAAAGACTGTCTCAACAAGTCCTGTTCCTGGCACTGAATCTGTAGACTAA